One genomic region from Nostoc sphaeroides encodes:
- a CDS encoding PAS domain-containing protein — translation MSENRVSYVSPAYKKLWGLNPQDLYQGQQAWIERIHPEDRESTDRAFQEKAAAGKFDEEYRIILLDGSIRWVHDRCFPLRDEAGEIYRFAGIAEDISDRKQAEQALRKSEERLQMALEGSGGGLWDWNIITNEDYFSSRWLEMLGYEKGELPNDFSSWERLIHPDDKVWVMERLNAHLQDDSVSYKFEYQMLTKSGECKWIANHGKVVSRDQQGNPLRMAGIHHDVTDRKQAELALRKSEEFKNRILESSSDCIKVLSLDGRLLYMNTGGLCLMEIDDLNSYLNTEWVCFWEGSYRQQAEEAIAAAKTGEISIFRGYCLTVKGTPKWWEVVVSPILDAFGQVERILLISRDITERKKTELLLQESEARLKLAYKATRSGVWDWDITHNIAHVSEEYCNLLGFDPTTQEISFEEWLSRLHPDDRTFASEVVSRTIEEQQEYYETDYRILHPNGIRWLAARAKVFYDAAGNGVRMLGNVQDITDRKQVEEELRQSEERYRYLAEAIPQLVWTCNASGSCDYANQRLCDYTGLTFEQILGHGWISAVHPEDRQTAQSMWNNAVDCGSSYRHEYRFKRAADSSYRWHLVLGLPLKDQQGQVVKWFGTCTDIHDQKELEVERNRLLAQEQAARAEAERANRIKDEFLAVLSHELRSPLNPILGWTKLLQTRKFNETKTAEALATIERNAKLQTQLIDDLLDVAKILRGKLSIQATPVNLASVIESAIDTVTTAAVAKSILLHPVLPNIGQVSGDSNRLQQIIWNLLSNAIKFTPNGGRVEIRLERVDQQTQIIVSDTGKGINHEFLPYIFESFRQEDVSVTRKYGGLGLGLAIVRQLVEAHGGTIAADSPGEGLGATFTVQLPLLNVEPETPQTDELPQPALELTGIRVLTVDDDPDARELLTVLLAEYGATVLTVASAAEVLANLESFQPDVLVSDIGMPEVDGYSLIQQIRTLTPEKCGEIPAIALTAYARVDDYQRSISSGYQRHVTKPLDPEELVQAVVALVHSKPSFFLK, via the coding sequence GTGTCTGAAAATCGAGTCAGCTATGTCAGTCCTGCATATAAAAAACTGTGGGGATTGAACCCGCAGGACTTGTATCAAGGACAACAAGCATGGATCGAGCGTATCCACCCAGAGGATCGAGAATCGACAGACAGAGCGTTTCAGGAAAAAGCTGCCGCCGGTAAATTTGATGAAGAATATCGGATTATTTTGCTCGATGGTAGTATTCGCTGGGTTCACGATCGCTGCTTTCCCCTGCGAGATGAAGCAGGAGAAATTTATCGGTTTGCCGGGATTGCCGAAGATATCAGCGATCGCAAACAGGCAGAGCAAGCTTTGCGAAAGAGTGAAGAACGCCTGCAAATGGCGCTGGAAGGTTCTGGTGGCGGTCTATGGGATTGGAATATTATTACTAATGAAGATTATTTCAGTTCCAGATGGCTAGAAATGCTGGGATATGAAAAAGGAGAGTTACCGAATGATTTTAGCAGTTGGGAGCGACTAATTCATCCTGACGATAAAGTTTGGGTGATGGAACGGTTGAATGCCCATCTTCAGGACGATTCGGTGTCTTACAAATTTGAATATCAGATGTTAACCAAGTCTGGGGAGTGCAAATGGATTGCCAACCACGGAAAAGTAGTTTCGCGCGATCAACAGGGCAATCCCCTGCGAATGGCAGGCATCCATCATGATGTCACAGATCGCAAACAGGCAGAGCTTGCTTTGCGAAAGAGTGAAGAATTTAAGAACCGCATTTTAGAGAGTAGTTCTGACTGCATCAAGGTATTAAGCCTTGATGGGCGGCTCCTGTACATGAATACAGGTGGACTTTGCTTAATGGAAATTGACGACTTAAATTCCTACCTCAATACTGAATGGGTTTGTTTCTGGGAAGGCAGCTATCGGCAACAAGCAGAGGAGGCAATTGCCGCCGCTAAAACAGGTGAAATCAGCATTTTTCGCGGATACTGCTTAACGGTAAAAGGCACTCCCAAATGGTGGGAAGTGGTCGTTAGCCCGATTCTGGACGCTTTCGGGCAAGTAGAACGAATCTTATTGATTTCACGAGATATCACCGAGCGTAAAAAGACAGAACTCCTATTGCAAGAGAGCGAAGCCCGATTGAAACTAGCGTACAAAGCCACGCGATCGGGAGTATGGGATTGGGACATTACCCACAACATCGCTCATGTATCTGAAGAATACTGCAATCTCTTGGGGTTTGACCCAACCACACAGGAAATAAGCTTTGAAGAGTGGTTAAGCCGCTTGCACCCAGACGATCGCACCTTCGCCAGTGAAGTGGTGAGTCGCACCATCGAGGAACAGCAAGAGTATTATGAAACTGATTACCGCATTTTACACCCTAATGGGATTCGCTGGTTAGCAGCTAGAGCTAAGGTTTTCTACGATGCCGCAGGCAATGGGGTACGGATGCTGGGCAACGTGCAAGATATCACCGATCGCAAACAAGTAGAGGAAGAATTACGGCAAAGTGAAGAACGCTACCGCTACCTAGCAGAGGCGATTCCGCAACTTGTTTGGACTTGCAATGCCAGTGGTTCGTGCGATTACGCAAATCAACGATTGTGTGACTATACCGGATTGACCTTTGAACAGATTTTAGGGCATGGTTGGATATCAGCCGTTCATCCAGAGGATAGACAAACGGCTCAATCTATGTGGAATAATGCTGTGGATTGTGGCAGTAGCTATCGCCACGAATACCGCTTTAAAAGAGCTGCTGATAGCAGCTACCGTTGGCATCTGGTACTGGGACTGCCGCTAAAAGACCAACAGGGACAGGTAGTGAAATGGTTTGGCACCTGCACAGATATTCACGATCAAAAGGAACTAGAAGTTGAACGCAATCGCCTACTTGCCCAAGAGCAAGCAGCCAGAGCAGAAGCCGAACGCGCCAATCGGATCAAAGATGAGTTTTTGGCGGTTCTCTCCCACGAATTGCGATCGCCTCTTAACCCAATTCTCGGCTGGACAAAACTGCTACAAACCCGCAAATTTAATGAAACCAAAACAGCCGAAGCTTTGGCCACCATTGAACGCAACGCTAAACTGCAAACTCAACTGATTGATGACTTGCTGGATGTAGCCAAGATTCTACGCGGCAAACTCAGCATCCAGGCTACTCCTGTGAATCTGGCATCTGTCATTGAATCTGCGATCGACACGGTAACTACAGCAGCCGTTGCCAAATCAATTTTGTTACATCCGGTACTGCCGAATATTGGGCAAGTCTCTGGAGATTCCAACCGCCTGCAACAGATTATTTGGAATTTACTTTCCAATGCTATTAAGTTTACCCCCAACGGAGGACGGGTTGAAATCCGATTAGAGCGAGTAGATCAGCAGACACAGATTATCGTTAGTGACACTGGCAAAGGCATTAACCATGAGTTTCTCCCGTATATTTTTGAATCATTCCGTCAAGAAGATGTCTCAGTTACTCGCAAGTATGGGGGGTTAGGATTGGGGTTAGCGATCGTCCGGCAGTTGGTTGAGGCTCACGGCGGCACGATCGCGGCTGATAGCCCAGGTGAAGGCTTGGGAGCTACCTTTACAGTCCAGTTGCCACTGCTGAATGTTGAACCGGAAACCCCGCAGACAGATGAGTTACCACAACCAGCACTCGAACTCACGGGTATTCGAGTTCTCACAGTTGATGATGATCCTGATGCCCGTGAGTTATTAACAGTATTGCTTGCTGAATACGGAGCTACAGTCCTGACTGTTGCCTCTGCGGCAGAAGTGTTGGCAAATCTGGAGTCCTTTCAACCCGATGTCTTAGTCAGTGATATTGGAATGCCCGAAGTTGATGGTTATTCTCTGATTCAACAAATCCGCACTTTAACCCCGGAAAAATGCGGGGAAATTCCTGCGATCGCTTTGACTGCCTATGCCAGAGTTGATGATTACCAACGATCTATAAGCAGTGGTTATCAACGGCACGTTACCAAGCCCCTTGATCCAGAAGAGTTAGTTCAAGCTGTGGTGGCACTGGTACACAGTAAACCATCTTTTTTCTTAAAATAA
- a CDS encoding sucrose-phosphate phosphatase, which yields MAKFLFVTDLDDTLVYRTVGDDSALPELNQLLKRHRQEYGTKIVYSTGRSPVLYKELQAQKNLLQPDALVLSVGTEIYLDGTDTPDSDWSEILSPGWERETVLSISKKFRGLVRQPDSEQRPFKVSFFLEQDASANVLPQLEAELQKSKLNVKLIYSSGIDLDIVPHSSDKGQAMQFLRQKWKFAAEQTVVCGDSGNDIALFAVGNERGIIVGNARKELLQWHNEYPADYRYLAKSFCAGGIIEGLNYFGFL from the coding sequence ATGGCTAAATTTCTTTTTGTCACTGACTTAGATGACACCCTTGTGTATCGCACCGTGGGCGATGACAGCGCTTTGCCAGAACTCAATCAACTGCTGAAGAGACATCGCCAAGAATATGGCACTAAAATCGTTTATTCTACCGGGCGATCGCCTGTACTTTACAAAGAACTCCAAGCTCAAAAAAATCTTTTGCAACCAGATGCCCTTGTTCTTTCTGTGGGTACAGAGATTTACCTTGATGGTACTGATACTCCAGACTCCGATTGGTCAGAAATCCTCTCTCCGGGATGGGAACGGGAAACTGTATTATCGATTAGTAAAAAATTCCGTGGGTTAGTTCGCCAACCAGATTCAGAACAGCGTCCCTTTAAAGTGAGCTTTTTCCTAGAACAAGATGCATCTGCAAATGTTCTACCACAACTTGAAGCAGAGTTGCAGAAATCTAAATTAAATGTAAAGTTAATCTACAGTAGCGGTATTGACCTTGACATTGTACCCCATAGCAGCGATAAAGGTCAGGCAATGCAGTTTTTACGCCAGAAGTGGAAATTTGCAGCAGAACAAACAGTTGTCTGTGGTGATTCAGGTAATGATATTGCTTTATTTGCTGTAGGCAACGAACGGGGAATCATTGTGGGGAATGCCCGAAAAGAGTTACTCCAATGGCACAATGAGTATCCCGCAGACTACCGCTACCTGGCAAAAAGCTTTTGTGCAGGTGGAATTATCGAAGGCTTAAATTATTTTGGTTTTTTGTAA
- the ruvA gene encoding Holliday junction branch migration protein RuvA encodes MISYLKGIVAGIQTIGANRVILTLEVNGLGYDLQVPQRLANHLPESGGVTQIFTHLQIREEVPFLYGFASPAERDLFRHLLTVTGIGAALAIALLDTLELPDLVQAIIAGNTQILIQAPGVGKKIAERICLELKSKLVEWRKSAGFFVATGGPAPGILEEVQMTLFALGYTAHEVSHALHVVSEDIGLPKDAYVEDWIKQAIAHLSSEQV; translated from the coding sequence ATGATTAGTTATCTAAAAGGTATAGTCGCTGGTATCCAAACAATTGGCGCTAATCGCGTGATTCTGACTCTGGAAGTCAATGGCTTAGGGTATGATTTGCAAGTTCCCCAACGACTAGCAAACCACTTACCAGAGTCGGGAGGAGTAACGCAAATTTTTACCCATTTGCAAATTCGTGAAGAAGTGCCCTTTTTATATGGCTTTGCTTCACCAGCCGAACGCGATTTATTTCGTCACTTGCTGACTGTGACCGGTATTGGTGCAGCCTTAGCGATCGCCCTCTTGGACACTCTGGAACTACCAGATTTAGTCCAAGCAATTATCGCTGGCAATACACAAATCTTAATTCAGGCTCCTGGTGTCGGTAAAAAAATCGCTGAACGCATCTGTTTGGAACTGAAAAGCAAATTAGTCGAGTGGCGCAAATCAGCCGGGTTCTTCGTCGCCACAGGTGGGCCAGCACCAGGAATTCTCGAAGAGGTGCAAATGACCCTCTTCGCCTTGGGATACACAGCCCATGAAGTCAGTCACGCCCTGCATGTGGTAAGCGAAGACATCGGACTACCCAAAGATGCCTACGTCGAAGACTGGATTAAACAAGCGATCGCTCATCTCAGTAGCGAACAAGTTTAA